In Procambarus clarkii isolate CNS0578487 chromosome 6, FALCON_Pclarkii_2.0, whole genome shotgun sequence, one DNA window encodes the following:
- the LOC123753772 gene encoding dentin sialophosphoprotein-like, which translates to MDAGIKVPIAPSGRLAVKIAPATNKSYITIKTQTVTAWTQDSNHVDTDSNHVDTDSNHVDTDSNHVDTDSNHVDTDSNHVDTDSNHVDTDSNHVDTDSNHVDTDSNHVDTDSNHVDTDSNHVDTDSNHVDTDSNHVDTDSNHVDTDSNHVDTDSNHVDTDSNHVDTDSNHVDTDSNHVDTDSNHVDTDSNHVDTDSNHVDTDSNHVDTDSNHVETDSNHVDTDSNHVDTDSNHVDTVATWTQTATTWTQTVTTSTATDRWSPHLHRDRW; encoded by the coding sequence ATATCACCATCAAGACACAGACAGTAACCGCGTGGACACAAGACAGTAACCACGTGGACACAGACAGTAACCACGTGGACACAGACAGCAACCACGTGGACACAGACAGCAACCACGTGGACACAGACAGCAACCACGTGGACACAGACAGCAACCACGTGGACACAGACAGCAACCACGTGGACACAGACAGTAACCACGTGGACACAGACAGCAACCACGTGGACACAGACAGCAACCACGTGGACACAGACAGCAACCACGTGGACACAGACAGCAACCACGTGGACACAGACAGCAACCACGTGGACACAGACAGTAACCACGTGGACACAGACAGTAACCACGTGGACACAGACAGCAACCACGTGGACACAGACAGCAACCACGTGGACACAGACAGTAACCACGTGGACACAGACAGTAACCACGTGGACACAGACAGCAACCACGTGGACACAGACAGCAACCACGTGGACACAGACAGCAACCACGTGGACACAGACAGTAACCACGTGGACACAGACAGCAACCACGTGGACACAGACAGCAACCACGTGGAAACAGACAGCAACCACGTGGACACAGACAGTAACCACGTGGACACAGACAGCAACCACGTGGACACAGTAGCCACGTGGACACAGACAGCAACCACGTGGACACAGACAGTAACCACAAGCACGGCTACAGACAGGTGGTCGCCCCACCTGCACAGAGACAGGTGGTAG